The proteins below come from a single Halobacillus salinarum genomic window:
- a CDS encoding NADH:flavin oxidoreductase codes for MTNQTTVKPLFKAFTSDKLNLPNRTVMAPMTRGFSPGNIPNEEVAAYYRRRAENEVGLIITEGTGIDQPASVSGANIPVFHGEKALNGWANVVKEVHEAGGKIAPQLWHVGMTRSKGDLPNKEASPVGPSGLSLDGEKVNEALSTEEVEALVESYAKAAADAKRLGFDAIEIHGAHGYLIDQFFWENTNKRTDRYGGDFVERTRFAREIVEACRREVGEDFPIIFRFSQWKMNDFQAKLVNNPDELERFLQPLVEAGVDIFHCSTRRFWEPEFEGSSLNLAGWTKKLSGKPVIAVGSVGLDGVFTDFSGAGTASLDDLVDKLDRDEFDLVAIGRSLLMDPEWVKKVHEGQADDLSAFNKEALQKLY; via the coding sequence ATGACAAACCAAACAACAGTTAAACCTTTATTTAAAGCTTTTACTAGTGATAAATTAAATCTTCCAAATCGTACCGTAATGGCACCGATGACACGTGGATTCTCACCTGGGAACATTCCTAATGAGGAAGTGGCGGCGTACTATCGTAGACGTGCTGAGAATGAAGTCGGATTGATTATTACAGAAGGAACGGGAATTGACCAACCAGCTTCTGTATCTGGAGCGAATATTCCTGTCTTTCATGGAGAAAAGGCGTTGAACGGCTGGGCTAATGTTGTAAAAGAAGTACATGAAGCGGGCGGTAAAATTGCCCCTCAGCTGTGGCATGTAGGAATGACTCGCAGCAAAGGAGATCTTCCAAATAAAGAGGCAAGTCCGGTGGGTCCCTCAGGGCTAAGCTTGGATGGGGAGAAGGTGAACGAAGCATTATCTACAGAAGAAGTAGAGGCTTTGGTGGAATCCTATGCCAAAGCAGCAGCAGATGCGAAGCGCCTTGGCTTTGATGCTATTGAAATCCACGGTGCGCATGGTTACTTAATCGACCAGTTCTTCTGGGAAAACACAAATAAACGCACGGACCGCTATGGCGGTGATTTCGTTGAGCGCACTCGGTTTGCTAGAGAGATCGTAGAAGCGTGCCGTCGTGAAGTCGGGGAAGATTTTCCCATCATTTTCCGATTCTCCCAATGGAAGATGAATGATTTCCAAGCGAAATTGGTCAACAATCCCGATGAGTTAGAACGCTTCTTACAGCCGCTTGTTGAAGCCGGGGTCGATATTTTCCACTGCTCCACACGCAGGTTCTGGGAACCTGAATTTGAGGGTTCCAGCCTGAATCTTGCAGGCTGGACAAAAAAACTGTCAGGCAAACCAGTCATTGCTGTAGGTTCTGTAGGACTAGATGGTGTCTTTACGGACTTTTCAGGTGCTGGAACAGCTAGTCTTGACGATTTAGTGGACAAACTTGATCGTGATGAGTTCGACCTTGTGGCTATCGGCCGTTCGTTATTAATGGACCCTGAATGGGTGAAGAAAGTGCATGAAGGTCAAGCGGATGATCTGTCAGCCTTTAATAAAGAAGCGCTCCAAAAACTATATTAA
- a CDS encoding helix-turn-helix transcriptional regulator translates to MKNKKMKIARVEADVSQENLADLVGVTRQTINLIEAGNYNPSLKLCTAICKALNKTLDDLFWEE, encoded by the coding sequence TTGAAAAACAAAAAAATGAAGATCGCCCGTGTCGAAGCTGATGTATCCCAGGAAAATTTAGCAGATTTAGTCGGAGTTACAAGGCAAACCATTAATCTAATCGAAGCTGGAAATTATAACCCGAGTCTGAAATTGTGTACGGCCATATGTAAAGCTTTAAATAAAACTTTAGATGATTTATTCTGGGAGGAATGA
- a CDS encoding amino acid ABC transporter ATP-binding protein, which yields MLSIKDLHINFGTLEVLKGIDLNIAKGKVIVVIGPSGSGKTTLLRCLNILETPSKGVLEINNQSIDFSQKVLRKDISAIRRQTGMVFQTYNLFPHLTALENVLEGPVTVQKRNKRDVHPEAVELLRKVGLGDKVDYYPYQLSGGQQQRVGIARALAMNPEVMLFDEPTSSLDPELVGEVLQVMKQLAQEGMTMVIVTHEMNFAREVADEVLFMDGGHILERGHPEEVFSYSKNERARQFLNLLNE from the coding sequence ATGTTATCAATTAAAGATTTACACATTAACTTCGGTACACTAGAAGTGCTTAAGGGTATCGATTTAAATATTGCCAAAGGAAAAGTGATTGTAGTCATTGGACCTTCTGGTTCTGGGAAGACTACTTTGCTGCGTTGTCTGAACATACTAGAAACCCCTTCCAAAGGGGTTCTGGAAATCAATAATCAGTCCATCGACTTTTCACAGAAGGTTCTAAGGAAAGATATCAGTGCTATCAGGCGTCAAACTGGCATGGTGTTCCAAACGTATAATCTTTTTCCTCATCTTACAGCTTTGGAAAATGTCTTAGAAGGCCCGGTGACGGTGCAAAAAAGGAACAAAAGAGATGTTCATCCTGAGGCTGTAGAGCTTTTAAGAAAAGTTGGACTCGGAGACAAAGTAGATTACTATCCCTATCAGCTCTCCGGAGGTCAGCAGCAGCGAGTGGGCATCGCTCGTGCCCTCGCAATGAATCCTGAGGTCATGCTCTTTGATGAGCCTACTTCCTCTCTTGATCCAGAACTGGTCGGTGAAGTTCTACAAGTCATGAAGCAGTTAGCTCAAGAAGGGATGACGATGGTGATCGTAACCCATGAAATGAACTTTGCCAGAGAAGTAGCCGACGAAGTTCTCTTCATGGATGGCGGACATATCCTGGAACGAGGTCATCCAGAAGAAGTCTTTTCGTACTCAAAAAATGAACGCGCCCGTCAATTTTTAAATTTGTTGAATGAATAG